TGCGATTGTTGGCCATTGGCGCCCTCAGGTGGAGAATTGGACAATGTGCGAATAGCACgattaaacataatttaatttccattttttatatattcttAATTCCTTCGATTTCTAATGTTACAGACTGTCTGCAAACTAATGTCAGATTGACAGTgaggttcagtgtttttttccccctctagCCAATGACGTCTTGGTGAATAGAGATGGAGCAGAGGTCCCCTGTAACATATTGTTTAACAGTGAGTATTGCATTTTAAGTCTTATTAATAccactattcaaaagtttggcttcagttttttttttttttcttccagacAATAACGACTTTTAtactgttacaaaaaaattatatttcagataaTTTTTaaccttctattcatcaaagaatcattcaataaaataaaataaaatattaaacagcataaggttttcaacatcgataagaagaaatgtttttaagcaccaaatcagcatattagaatgatttctgattgatcatgtgacactgaagacggaAGTtaggatgctgaaaattcagaaacCTTGGTGggcatgagacttctttcaaaaacattttaaaaatcttaccgaccccaaacctttgaactgtTGTGTCAGGATAATGAACCACCTGACTGTAGGTATTTGGGTTAGGCCCATTAAATTGGCTACGCAACTTCAAAACTATAGAAATGCGTGTCCTTGAACCCACTTAACTTTTGACATTTAAAGTTTCAAAATTGCCATGTCATGACAGAGCCTTATGATAGACTGACCTACTTACAGTTTGCCAAACCAGAGACTGTGATCCGACACCAGGATGACTTGACCCCCGTCCCTGAACCACCTGCTCTGTTTGGGCAGCATTCCAAACAGACACACAAAGTTCAATCATTCATACTAAATAAATGTGCATTCCTAGAATGGTCACCTTGATCTGTTTGGATCTCCTTGACTAGACTGTTCAGCTTAGAAACTGAAACCTTTAGTCTGCATGCAttacaacaaaatacaaaaagacaataatgggttacaacatttttattaaaacattttaaatacaaaaagaGACCTCGCACAAGCCATGCACCAGCACGTAGTAATATAGTATTGTTAAATACACTTGTGACATGCTGcaaaatattgttaaacattTCAAACTTAAGCTGCAGCATACATTTACTTCAAGTATTAAGCAATTCCAATATAAAGTAGTTTCTATTTACACTTTAGCAAGCCTATACCTTCATACTGATTGCTGATTGACTATCATTCAAAACATCAGCTGTGTTCTTGTGCAAGAGCTGAGAAGAACATTGAAAACAGGCAAGAAAGTACAATCACACAGAGTTATGGTTTTAACCTTGTTCAATAACCCTCCGACCTTAAAATATATCATTGAACTCAAGTTCTAATCTCTACCCTGTGGCCAGTAATCACTTGAAAAATGTTCTGACacctgaaaacaaaaaaaaaaacaaaaaaaaaaaaaaacagaaatcaaCTGAGTTACTTGGAAACACAATCCATAAAGCAAATCATTCAGGTTCACATTTCCCCACAGCAATGTAAGCGTACAGGTGTGTCTTACAAGAAGGGTTGTGCTGTTTCTTTAAATACCTGTCCTTCACCTTTCAGAGAAGTCTCCACTCCTCAGTAAACAGAATTTCAGCAATGGCCAGCAGCATTATAAATATAGATCCACTGTCAGAGGGGACTGAAGAAAGAATGTGAACGTAACGGAGATAATATTTGTTATTAGCATTAACATTTACACATGTTTGGAACTTTTGCCTTAGGCCTACTTTAGGCCTTCTTTATCAGGActtttacagtaatgagaagATCATTTGGTTGAACTTCAAGATGTGCTTCATTAAAAACTGTATCTATTAAATTCATGccgttcaaaaaaaaaaaaagagagagagaactcaTCAGTCAAAAAGAATGCAAAATACTGGTACTAAAATAaagaactcaaaaaaaaaatgaaaaattctgaaaaacatACTTCAGTGCTGCTTTCAAGTTCCTGTAATCAGCATATCCATGCTAATTAGTGGCATTAtcaactaaaataaaacattaaaaagatgattcttttatttcacaaatgaaaattctgtcatcatttactcactatcatttcaaacctgtatgactttaatTTCCATCtgcacaatgcaaaaaaaataaaaaaaaaataataataattgtaagtCAATAGCTGCGTCTTATTTtagaggctgcgtcctccggaggtcaGATTTGAAGGCTGTAGacgtcatcaaggatgtcttatttaaagAAAAGTAACTGTAATAAAACTGACCGTTCTTCCTCGTGAAGTGTAAAATACTgcaatttctttcttactttgcaacctaacttactttttttaaatgagacaGCCTTGATGACGTATACAGCTTTCAAATACGATCTCTGGAGGATGAAGCCtacgaaatgagacacagctcaTTTGTCTAAAAAACACTGTGCCCCACTAACTGTCACTGGggaatttttcaaaatatctaatttatgaatacagaaaaaaaagtcatacgtGTTAGgaatgatggtgagtaaatgatgacaattttcatttttgggtgatctcaTTAAACATCTCATTTAAAAGTACTTAACTGGACCTATTTCGTTTATTCTCATTCTTTCACACTCATTTTTAAATGACCTTTATTTTACTTTCctttttcattcattcagaaGTTAAAAGCATTTAACATAAAAGCACATTTTGGCACATTACAGTCATCCTCACTACTTAAAGTCTCTCTTTAGTGCAAAATCTGCTAAACCTACATTAATAAATTTTACAAGATGTGAGAGTTCGTATTGATTTATGGTTTTGTGTTGCATTTTGACCATTTAATTGTGATAGCAGATCTGTGGTGGGCTCAGGATAACTTCTTCTGTTTGGCTTCGTTCTACAAATAACATTGGGAATAAACACCACTCACCTACTGAGATATTAGGATTCCCCTCTAAGGCAGCTGCCATGAAtatgtgaaaataaaaatgtaatacattcCACTAGTATAGGTAACATTTTGCTGTGCTGATATTACTGACAATGCAGCGATGAGATGTTCACAAGATAAGTAACAGGACGAAAGAGTCTGTCCGCTTTTACTGTCCGCCAATGACGTGTGGGTTAAACTGCACTATAATGATAGTGATATCATCCCTGTACATGCGAGCTAATTCCTCTGGCAAGCTTAACATCTTTGACAACCTCTCGTGGTCCACCAATCCAAACTCATTATTCCCCACCGCGTGCCGAATCAGATGTGTAGCTGCATTCTGGTCCTCAAAGGTGGAGGAGATGCGAGCCTTCCTCTCCTGCAACAATCCCTGCATCTGACCCAAGGTCACCTTAAAACCACCAACACTGACTGGCTGCTGCTGGTGCACTCCAGTGAGATGTTCCCCCACAATCCTCACCACCTCCTGCCTGTGTAACGTTTCCCACAGCCCGTCCGAGCCCAGCACCAGGAAACGATCCTGCGGACGAAGGCGGTGTCGTGTCACCTCCGGTGCCGCCGTAAGGTAGGGCGGCGTGTGGTAGTTGGGTGGGATGAACTTAGCATGCTCATTCTCATGGAGCTGGTCCGGTCCGGACTCAAGAACACGGCGCTGCAGCTCGATGCTCCACTTGAATTTAACGTCTCCGAAGGCGCGAAATGGCATGAGTAACCCCAAGAGACGATCCTGCTTCACCACAGTCTTAGCCTCGGAAAGCGGGTGCTCGGATTTCACGCGCTGCACCTCAGATTCGTTCTGCGCATTGTGGTCATTGGTGAGCGTCAAAGCAGAAAAAGAGCCATCGGGTTCTTGTACGCCCAGGACAGCACGGCCATCCCCCGTGTTGGCGACGTGCAGCTCATTACCATCAATGTGTGCAACGCATGCCGTAGCACCTGAGAATGCCACACGAAGCACCCAGTAGTGCAAGAACGCATTTGGGTCGCCAACCTGCGCTTCAAGGGATATGTCATTGTCCAACCTTTTAAAGGCACTCACGAGAGCTTCGGCAACATCAGGTTGCTCCCCAGGAACGCTCAGGTCCAGAAGTTCCTGCCAGTACGTGCGCAAACTGGAAAAGTAGAGCTTTGAGGCTTCTTTGCTGAAGTAGTCGTTGGGGTGCTTGTGCCACTGCAGAATCGGTTGAAGAGGTCGTCCGCTCTCC
The sequence above is drawn from the Megalobrama amblycephala isolate DHTTF-2021 linkage group LG13, ASM1881202v1, whole genome shotgun sequence genome and encodes:
- the pdp1 gene encoding pyruvate dehydrogenase phosphatase catalytic subunit 1; its protein translation is MAATSQVFRVIHGWRFGQILVPAITCQNCSLSPHLCTNATQPHSFVQRWRHQSRGYRTSPPWHTYYLTPPQVNSILKANEYNFKVPEFDGKNLSSIMGFDSNQLPANAPIEDRRSAATCLQTRGMLYGVFDGHAGCACAQALSERLFYYIAVSLLPHETLMELENAVESGRPLQPILQWHKHPNDYFSKEASKLYFSSLRTYWQELLDLSVPGEQPDVAEALVSAFKRLDNDISLEAQVGDPNAFLHYWVLRVAFSGATACVAHIDGNELHVANTGDGRAVLGVQEPDGSFSALTLTNDHNAQNESEVQRVKSEHPLSEAKTVVKQDRLLGLLMPFRAFGDVKFKWSIELQRRVLESGPDQLHENEHAKFIPPNYHTPPYLTAAPEVTRHRLRPQDRFLVLGSDGLWETLHRQEVVRIVGEHLTGVHQQQPVSVGGFKVTLGQMQGLLQERKARISSTFEDQNAATHLIRHAVGNNEFGLVDHERLSKMLSLPEELARMYRDDITIIIVQFNPHVIGGQ